The Kordia sp. SMS9 genome window below encodes:
- a CDS encoding S8 family serine peptidase, translating to MKNKYLSLGLLALGMFFTQTSFGQTDAEKQKIVSQYDLQALGTLENKLTTQQAQEKQRAIQLAQQNGWEIRTTLPDGTLVELQRVTADGQPVYYRTFNVDAARSTRTDHLNAGGSLGLNLMGQNMTAYVWDGGVARASHQEYDGAGGTNRFSTGDSGSLNYHSAHVTGTIMASGVVANAKGMAPHASAVGYDWNSDLGEATSAASSGMLVSNHSYGFRGDLVPDYYFGAYITESRDWDEIMFNAPNYLMVVAAGNDGNQNGYNASPLGGNSSYDKLTGHSTSKNNLVVANAQDANIDASGNLISVAINSSSSEGPTDDYRIKPDITGNGTGVYSTYQNSDTAYNSITGTSMASPNVAGSVLLLQQHYNNTNGSFARAATIKGLALHTADDAGASGPDAVFGWGLMNTKRAAEAISNDGNEAKIEQLTLTSGQTYSITVDSDGTNPLLASISWTDRAGTATTATNSSTAVLVNDLDIRVTKGGTTYNPWRLTGVTTNGTGDNTVDPYERVDVSGASGTYTITVTHKGSLVGGSQDFSLIVTGLSGTPVVCNATTPTGVSASGITTSGADIDWNTVTAATYDVRYRQSGTSTWTTNAVATNSTTLTGLAASTSYEVQVRSVCPSGNSLYSSSVTFTTADIPAFCSGSISSFPYSEGFEAGDGWTQVGGDDGDWYRTSGSTPSSGTGPTSAAQGTNYLFLEASTNSSPGQIGNNGTAILESDCFNLAGKSSATFSFQNHMYGTAVGSITVQASTDGTSWANLWSDSGDKGNQWNSISVNLSAYLGQEVKLRIVGTTGNGWSSDIAIDDLSVTAVDASADTTAPVITLNGAATINLTVGDSFTDPGATASDNIDGDLTSSIVVTGSVNTSVTGTYTLNYNVSDAAGNDATQVSRTVNVDPASTGGCSGGVSSFPYSEGFENTLGAWSQSTTDDINWSITSGGTPSSGTGPTAAAEGSYYIFVEASGSGTGYPNKQAILNSPCFDLSGETQATFAFSYSMYGAADMGSISLEASDDDGATWTSLWSETGNKGTGWQTASVNLASYVGGSVQLRFNRITGSTWQADIAIDGVSLSTSGGSGPSCSNVSLSITFDNYPEETSWEITNSGGTVVASGGTYASQADGSTLVIDAGCLDDGCYDFTITDAYGDGICCAYGNGSFTLTNNNTGATLASGGSFTTSDTTNFCVSASGTTATADYMTTFNDTNVRATLDVKIYPNPVKGATLNVTTLQDNASYTIMNMVGQHVAKGNIVSGAINVSKLRAGVYMIQINTGSQTVTKKFIKQ from the coding sequence ATGAAGAACAAGTACCTTTCACTAGGGCTACTCGCCCTTGGTATGTTCTTTACGCAAACTTCATTTGGACAAACGGATGCTGAAAAGCAGAAGATTGTAAGCCAATATGATCTACAAGCGTTAGGAACTTTAGAAAACAAATTAACCACACAACAAGCACAAGAAAAGCAACGCGCTATTCAACTGGCACAACAAAACGGCTGGGAAATTAGAACCACTTTGCCAGATGGAACACTTGTGGAACTACAACGCGTAACAGCGGATGGACAACCTGTATATTACAGAACATTCAATGTAGACGCGGCACGATCTACAAGAACAGATCACTTAAACGCTGGAGGTTCTTTAGGATTGAATCTTATGGGACAAAACATGACAGCCTATGTTTGGGATGGCGGAGTTGCCAGAGCTTCCCACCAAGAATATGACGGAGCTGGCGGAACCAATCGTTTCTCCACAGGAGATTCTGGTTCGTTAAACTATCACTCAGCACACGTTACAGGAACCATCATGGCTTCTGGAGTTGTAGCAAATGCGAAAGGAATGGCGCCACATGCAAGCGCTGTAGGATACGACTGGAACAGTGATTTAGGTGAAGCAACTTCGGCAGCATCTAGCGGAATGTTAGTTTCAAATCATTCCTACGGTTTTAGAGGCGATTTAGTACCTGATTATTATTTTGGAGCGTATATCACAGAATCTCGCGATTGGGATGAAATTATGTTTAACGCGCCCAACTATTTAATGGTAGTTGCCGCAGGAAATGACGGAAATCAAAACGGATACAATGCAAGTCCTTTGGGCGGCAATAGTTCGTACGATAAACTCACAGGACATTCTACATCCAAAAATAACTTGGTCGTTGCCAATGCACAAGATGCAAACATAGATGCAAGTGGAAACCTAATTTCTGTAGCTATCAATAGTAGTAGTAGTGAAGGTCCAACAGATGATTACCGTATCAAACCAGACATTACAGGAAATGGTACAGGCGTATATTCTACCTACCAAAACAGTGATACTGCGTACAATTCTATTACAGGAACATCTATGGCATCGCCAAACGTAGCAGGTTCTGTATTACTATTACAACAACATTACAACAATACAAATGGTTCATTTGCAAGAGCTGCTACCATCAAAGGATTGGCGTTACATACCGCTGATGATGCAGGAGCTTCGGGTCCTGATGCCGTTTTTGGTTGGGGATTAATGAATACAAAACGCGCAGCAGAAGCTATTTCTAATGATGGAAACGAAGCTAAAATTGAGCAATTGACCTTAACGTCTGGTCAAACGTACTCTATCACAGTTGATTCTGATGGAACAAATCCATTACTAGCTTCAATTTCTTGGACAGATCGTGCAGGAACGGCAACAACAGCAACAAACTCATCTACAGCAGTATTAGTAAATGATTTAGATATCAGAGTAACCAAAGGTGGAACAACCTACAATCCATGGAGATTAACAGGAGTTACAACCAACGGAACAGGAGACAATACCGTAGATCCGTATGAAAGAGTAGATGTTTCGGGAGCTTCCGGAACGTATACAATTACGGTAACACACAAAGGTTCTTTAGTGGGTGGAAGTCAAGATTTCTCATTAATTGTTACAGGACTTTCAGGAACACCAGTAGTATGTAATGCAACAACACCAACAGGAGTTTCAGCATCTGGAATCACAACGTCAGGTGCAGATATTGATTGGAATACCGTAACAGCAGCGACTTATGATGTTCGTTACAGACAATCAGGAACGTCAACTTGGACCACAAATGCAGTAGCAACAAATTCTACTACATTAACAGGATTGGCGGCTTCTACCTCGTATGAAGTACAAGTGCGAAGCGTATGTCCAAGCGGAAATTCATTATACAGTTCGTCAGTAACGTTTACCACGGCTGATATACCAGCATTCTGCTCAGGTTCTATAAGTTCTTTTCCATACAGTGAAGGATTTGAAGCTGGCGATGGCTGGACACAAGTTGGTGGAGATGATGGAGATTGGTACCGCACGAGCGGAAGTACACCATCTTCAGGAACAGGACCAACTTCGGCAGCGCAAGGAACCAACTATTTATTCTTAGAAGCTTCTACAAATAGCAGCCCTGGACAAATAGGAAACAACGGAACTGCAATTTTAGAAAGTGATTGTTTCAACTTGGCAGGAAAATCTTCAGCTACGTTTAGCTTTCAAAATCACATGTACGGAACTGCGGTTGGTAGCATAACTGTACAAGCTTCTACAGATGGAACTTCATGGGCAAACTTATGGTCAGATTCTGGCGATAAAGGAAACCAATGGAATAGTATTTCAGTAAATTTAAGTGCATACTTAGGGCAAGAAGTAAAACTAAGAATTGTAGGAACTACTGGAAACGGTTGGTCTAGTGATATTGCGATTGACGATTTATCAGTCACAGCTGTAGATGCTTCGGCAGATACAACGGCACCTGTAATTACGTTAAATGGTGCAGCAACCATCAACCTAACGGTTGGTGATTCGTTTACGGATCCTGGTGCAACGGCAAGTGATAACATAGATGGCGATTTAACATCAAGCATTGTGGTAACAGGTTCGGTAAATACATCCGTAACAGGAACATATACCTTAAACTACAATGTAAGTGATGCTGCTGGAAATGATGCTACACAAGTATCGAGAACAGTAAATGTGGATCCTGCAAGTACAGGAGGTTGTTCAGGCGGCGTAAGTTCGTTCCCATACAGTGAAGGATTTGAAAATACACTTGGCGCATGGTCACAATCTACCACAGATGATATCAATTGGAGTATTACTTCTGGAGGAACACCATCTTCAGGAACAGGACCAACTGCAGCAGCAGAAGGATCATATTACATTTTTGTAGAAGCTTCTGGAAGCGGAACAGGATATCCTAACAAGCAAGCCATTTTAAACTCGCCATGTTTTGATTTAAGTGGAGAAACACAAGCAACTTTCGCATTTAGCTATAGCATGTATGGCGCTGCCGATATGGGAAGTATTTCTTTAGAAGCGAGCGACGATGATGGTGCCACGTGGACTTCTTTATGGAGTGAAACAGGAAACAAAGGAACTGGCTGGCAAACGGCAAGTGTCAACTTAGCTTCGTATGTGGGCGGAAGTGTTCAATTGCGATTCAACCGTATTACAGGGTCAACTTGGCAAGCAGATATTGCTATTGATGGCGTAAGTCTTTCTACAAGTGGCGGAAGTGGACCATCGTGTTCAAATGTATCATTATCCATTACGTTTGATAATTATCCTGAAGAAACAAGCTGGGAAATCACGAATAGTGGAGGAACAGTAGTCGCTTCTGGCGGAACGTATGCTTCGCAAGCAGATGGCTCAACATTAGTTATTGATGCTGGATGTTTAGATGATGGATGTTATGACTTTACCATTACTGATGCGTACGGTGACGGAATTTGCTGTGCGTATGGAAACGGTTCGTTTACATTGACAAACAATAATACAGGCGCAACATTGGCTTCTGGCGGATCATTTACAACGTCAGATACAACCAACTTCTGTGTATCAGCTTCTGGAACCACAGCAACAGCAGATTACATGACTACTTTTAATGATACTAATGTAAGAGCTACTTTGGATGTGAAAATTTATCCAAATCCTGTAAAAGGAGCTACCTTAAATGTGACAACTTTGCAAGACAATGCAAGTTACACCATTATGAATATGGTAGGACAACACGTAGCAAAAGGAAACATCGTTTCTGGAGCTATCAATGTTTCTAAATTAAGAGCTGGCGTATACATGATTCAAATCAATACTGGATCGCAAACGGTCACTAAGAAATTTATCAAGCAATAA
- a CDS encoding class I SAM-dependent methyltransferase codes for MNLTREQKRAFRSLLFKHQDGITITATIAVLERYAVFDFLASERNTSLGKITEKFPQFHAGYLNIALRSLASQGVLNYSVTPDEVSIETTSKFTDFQQHIPHYLHFNALFAYYYDLLKQPFQFPLPTMDTLISYATYWIETKEKLHTDSYFQNEVAFHLEGVLLAPLLVYLGYHADLESLETATFLEDASLQQVLQLLELHDGDELTTKGEFLFAKSYAYGVTTSYMPIMRHKETYLTGDFLPFFEQDHLGNEQHVFRGINVWGSGGSHATYFNKFDAVLVDIFNQPLDKQPKGIIDVGCGNGALLEHIFELIWNKTQRKEDLNNNKLILIGADYNKEALLSTKRNLERANVWAEVVWGDIGNPAEIDAKLQKLYNVKLEELLNVRSFLDHNRPFNEPTGTYSGNLLSTGAFAHRGKHLHNADVAQSLIEHFQKWKPYISTHGLLFIELHTVSPTTVALNLGKTPCTAYDVTHGFSDQYIVELDVLLDAIAKAGISIDPNHSYRFPSDDISTVSINLIQ; via the coding sequence ATGAACTTAACAAGAGAACAAAAACGCGCCTTTCGATCCTTATTATTTAAACATCAAGATGGCATTACGATTACGGCGACTATTGCGGTGTTGGAACGGTATGCCGTTTTTGATTTTTTGGCGTCGGAGCGAAATACTTCTTTGGGAAAAATTACGGAGAAGTTTCCGCAGTTTCATGCAGGTTATTTGAATATTGCGTTGCGCAGTTTGGCTTCGCAGGGAGTTTTAAACTACTCTGTAACTCCTGATGAAGTTTCTATTGAAACCACTTCAAAATTCACGGATTTTCAACAGCATATACCTCACTATTTACATTTTAATGCGCTTTTCGCCTATTATTATGATTTGTTGAAACAGCCTTTTCAGTTTCCATTGCCAACTATGGACACCTTGATTTCGTATGCTACCTATTGGATAGAAACCAAAGAAAAATTGCATACAGATTCGTATTTTCAGAACGAAGTTGCTTTTCATTTGGAAGGTGTTTTGTTAGCGCCTTTGTTGGTGTATTTAGGCTATCATGCAGATTTGGAAAGCTTGGAGACTGCAACATTTTTGGAAGATGCGTCGCTTCAACAAGTGTTGCAATTGTTGGAATTGCACGATGGTGATGAATTGACGACCAAAGGGGAATTTTTGTTTGCCAAGAGTTATGCTTATGGTGTTACGACTTCGTACATGCCTATTATGCGCCATAAAGAAACGTATTTGACAGGTGATTTTTTACCATTTTTTGAGCAAGATCACTTGGGCAACGAACAACATGTGTTTCGCGGAATTAATGTTTGGGGAAGTGGTGGAAGTCACGCAACCTATTTTAATAAGTTTGACGCCGTTTTGGTTGATATTTTCAATCAACCTTTGGACAAACAACCGAAAGGAATTATTGATGTCGGCTGTGGAAATGGCGCCTTGCTAGAGCATATTTTTGAGTTGATTTGGAACAAAACCCAACGCAAAGAAGATTTAAACAACAATAAACTTATTTTGATAGGTGCCGATTATAATAAGGAAGCGTTGTTGAGTACCAAACGAAATTTGGAAAGAGCCAATGTATGGGCAGAAGTTGTGTGGGGCGATATTGGAAATCCTGCTGAGATTGACGCAAAGTTGCAGAAATTGTATAATGTGAAGCTGGAAGAGTTGTTGAATGTTCGTTCGTTTTTAGATCATAATCGTCCTTTTAATGAACCTACGGGAACGTATAGTGGAAATTTGTTGTCTACAGGAGCTTTTGCGCATCGCGGGAAGCATTTGCACAATGCGGATGTTGCACAGAGTTTGATAGAACATTTTCAAAAGTGGAAGCCGTATATTTCAACACATGGTTTGTTGTTTATTGAATTGCACACCGTTTCACCAACTACCGTCGCGCTGAATTTGGGTAAAACACCTTGTACTGCATATGATGTGACGCATGGTTTTTCGGATCAGTATATTGTGGAATTGGATGTGTTGTTGGACGCTATCGCTAAGGCGGGAATTTCCATAGATCCGAATCACTCGTATCGTTTTCCGAGTGATGACATTTCGACTGTTAGTATTAATTTGATTCAGTAG
- a CDS encoding T9SS type A sorting domain-containing protein, with translation MSRKLHFKTTLPFTTKSFLFLLLLFSLHSFAQTTYFVDINRPDNSGDGLSFATAFKDIQVALDATVAGDEVRVAQGTYVPTEPASTSTLYSPIVCFHFDKDITFKGGYDASSGIQDLNTPSILSGDTGNDNTVTGFGATLNIDNQNSGLTTVVLTRNLTTNCLIDGFMMTGGRARSGNVIYSGINISRFGGGMTNNSSSPTMTNITFFGNYATSSGYAGGLYNRNSDPVLRNVMFDRNYSFFESGGVYNINSSPSFTDVRFYGNYSGDQGGGMRSLNTASVITLNNVIFEQNYADQSGGGMSITSNASATLTNVFFIQNNAANLGGGMFARETTNIELINTVFAGNSATGNGGALYNFSTSNVTLTNVTFARNSSSADGGGMYNNLTSPNPVLFNTVFYTNVNASSINDIAGNNIDFSSANNASDSTGGFINLGANFVSLVGNPFVDVFDYNGADDIYGTNDDGLFPNITNGQLVNAGDNTRNTEAGDAAKQVRIADSTIDIGAYESGSTTLDVLENKLISPIVMYPNPATDEITLSSNVETSLVSASIYTMEGKLIRTVDLTSILQIKSIDISELQAASYMMVVTSNQGQTTKMFVKR, from the coding sequence ATGAGCAGAAAATTACATTTTAAAACCACTTTACCATTTACTACTAAATCATTTCTTTTTTTACTTCTTCTTTTTTCTTTACACAGTTTTGCACAAACTACGTATTTTGTGGATATCAATCGCCCAGACAATTCAGGTGATGGACTGAGTTTTGCCACTGCTTTTAAAGACATACAAGTAGCATTGGATGCAACCGTGGCTGGAGATGAAGTACGTGTTGCACAAGGTACTTATGTGCCGACAGAACCTGCGAGTACCTCAACATTGTATTCGCCCATAGTATGTTTTCATTTTGATAAAGATATTACGTTTAAAGGCGGATATGACGCTTCTTCTGGTATACAAGACCTTAATACTCCTTCTATACTTTCTGGAGATACCGGCAACGATAATACAGTTACAGGTTTTGGCGCTACCCTAAATATTGACAACCAAAATAGTGGTCTTACTACTGTGGTTTTAACTCGAAATTTAACAACTAATTGTCTTATTGACGGATTTATGATGACGGGAGGAAGAGCACGATCGGGTAATGTTATTTATTCTGGAATCAATATAAGTCGTTTTGGTGGCGGTATGACTAATAATTCATCTTCTCCGACAATGACTAATATTACTTTTTTTGGAAATTATGCTACTTCTAGTGGATATGCTGGAGGATTGTACAATAGAAATTCTGATCCTGTACTTAGAAACGTTATGTTTGATAGAAACTATTCTTTTTTTGAATCTGGTGGTGTGTATAATATTAATTCTTCACCTTCTTTCACTGATGTGAGATTTTATGGAAATTATTCTGGAGATCAAGGTGGCGGAATGCGCTCTCTGAATACGGCTTCTGTTATTACATTGAATAATGTCATTTTTGAACAAAATTATGCAGACCAAAGTGGTGGAGGAATGTCCATTACGAGTAATGCTTCTGCAACGTTGACAAATGTATTTTTTATCCAAAATAATGCGGCTAATTTGGGCGGCGGAATGTTTGCACGTGAAACTACCAACATAGAACTTATCAATACTGTTTTTGCTGGAAATAGTGCTACTGGAAATGGTGGCGCATTGTACAATTTTAGTACCTCTAATGTGACGCTTACAAACGTAACCTTTGCACGAAATTCTAGTTCAGCTGATGGTGGCGGTATGTATAACAATTTGACTTCGCCAAATCCTGTATTGTTTAATACTGTTTTTTATACCAATGTTAATGCGAGTAGTATAAATGATATTGCTGGAAATAATATTGATTTTAGCTCTGCCAATAACGCATCTGATAGTACGGGTGGTTTTATCAATTTGGGCGCTAATTTTGTATCGTTGGTTGGAAATCCTTTTGTAGACGTTTTTGATTATAACGGTGCAGATGATATTTACGGAACAAATGATGACGGATTGTTTCCTAATATTACCAATGGTCAACTTGTAAATGCAGGAGATAATACTAGAAATACCGAAGCAGGCGATGCTGCTAAACAAGTGCGTATTGCAGATAGTACTATTGATATTGGTGCTTATGAAAGCGGCTCAACAACATTGGATGTTTTAGAAAACAAGTTGATTTCGCCGATTGTTATGTATCCAAACCCAGCTACGGATGAAATTACACTTTCAAGTAACGTGGAGACTTCTTTAGTGTCTGCTTCTATTTATACAATGGAAGGCAAATTGATCCGCACTGTAGATTTGACTTCTATTTTACAAATAAAAAGTATTGACATTTCTGAGTTACAAGCCGCTAGTTATATGATGGTTGTTACGAGTAATCAAGGACAAACCACGAAAATGTTTGTAAAGAGATAG
- a CDS encoding S8 family serine peptidase — protein MQKPQAITTTFIKKQPLTKAENQNWHLKDIYTDSIPGISLEKAYDFLKNKKGDTIIVAVIDTELDIDHEDLKDQIWINKDEIPNNNIDDDNNGYIDDINGWNYVGSKKGDDALYTSYEYVRIIKKYDSLLKYYNLLSEVPKEHLENFKLYQKAYIKYDSEVDYKNSEIARYKRINTRYNKGKSVAKKYFPKEDYTVAKLDSLKSTINKKNEKKSISNLAYYVKYDIDEKWCNSYIEFEEFKLNTLFNFNYNDRRSRKDNTNDINDYPYGNNDVQGTQLINHATQIASIIAAQRNNKIGIDGINDLVKIMPLSIAAVGDDFDKDIALAIRYAVDNGAKIINMSLGKEFSMYPEWVNDAIKYAQDKNVLIITSAGNNGLNIDKNDDFPTDNLKGVETVQNFIKVGNTSKNINSKLIFSNSNYGKKNVDIYAPGTKINCLSRYGEITDTGTSLSSAVVSGVASLLFSYYPNLTAIEVKNIILESGSSYDLMVLKPYPNGEKRDPKKVPFSSLSKSGKIVNAYNALLMAEEVSKKKKKR, from the coding sequence TTGCAAAAACCGCAAGCAATTACAACTACTTTTATCAAAAAACAACCACTTACCAAAGCAGAAAATCAAAATTGGCATCTCAAAGATATTTATACTGATTCCATTCCTGGAATCAGTCTTGAAAAGGCATATGATTTTTTGAAAAATAAAAAAGGCGATACTATTATTGTTGCTGTGATTGACACGGAATTAGATATTGACCATGAAGACTTAAAAGATCAAATTTGGATTAATAAAGATGAAATTCCGAATAATAACATAGACGATGATAACAACGGTTATATAGATGATATTAACGGTTGGAACTATGTTGGAAGCAAAAAAGGAGATGATGCATTATATACTAGTTATGAATATGTAAGAATTATTAAGAAATATGATTCTTTATTAAAATATTATAATTTACTTAGTGAAGTGCCCAAAGAACATCTTGAAAACTTCAAATTATATCAAAAAGCATATATAAAATATGATTCAGAGGTTGATTATAAAAATTCTGAAATAGCTAGGTATAAAAGAATTAATACCAGATATAATAAGGGAAAATCAGTAGCAAAAAAGTATTTTCCGAAAGAAGATTATACAGTTGCTAAGTTAGATTCCTTAAAATCAACTATCAATAAAAAAAACGAAAAAAAATCAATATCAAATCTAGCTTATTATGTAAAATATGATATTGATGAAAAATGGTGTAATAGTTATATAGAGTTTGAAGAATTTAAACTAAATACTCTGTTTAACTTTAATTATAATGATCGTCGTTCAAGAAAAGATAATACGAATGATATAAATGATTATCCTTATGGAAATAATGATGTTCAAGGGACTCAATTAATAAATCATGCCACTCAGATAGCTTCCATCATAGCAGCTCAAAGGAACAATAAAATAGGTATAGATGGAATAAATGATCTTGTGAAAATAATGCCTCTGAGTATTGCGGCTGTAGGTGATGATTTTGATAAAGACATAGCGTTGGCTATTCGTTACGCTGTAGATAACGGTGCAAAAATCATTAATATGAGTTTGGGTAAAGAGTTTTCAATGTATCCAGAATGGGTGAATGATGCCATAAAATATGCCCAAGACAAAAATGTTTTAATCATTACTTCTGCTGGAAATAATGGATTAAATATAGATAAGAATGATGATTTTCCTACTGATAATTTGAAAGGTGTTGAAACTGTACAAAATTTCATTAAAGTTGGTAATACTTCTAAAAACATCAACTCAAAACTAATTTTTAGTAACTCCAATTATGGAAAAAAGAATGTGGATATTTATGCTCCTGGAACAAAAATTAATTGTTTATCAAGATATGGAGAAATAACAGACACAGGTACATCATTATCTTCAGCTGTAGTAAGTGGAGTTGCTAGTCTATTGTTTTCTTATTACCCGAACTTAACAGCAATAGAAGTGAAAAATATCATTTTAGAGTCAGGCAGTTCTTATGATTTAATGGTGTTAAAGCCATATCCAAATGGAGAAAAAAGAGATCCGAAAAAAGTCCCTTTCAGCTCCCTATCCAAATCCGGGAAAATAGTCAACGCCTATAACGCACTACTCATGGCAGAAGAAGTATCTAAAAAGAAGAAAAAACGATAG
- a CDS encoding ABC transporter ATP-binding protein: MHTLLDIQNLSIAFKGNEVIHGISYTVSSNEILGIVGESGSGKSVSSLAVLGLLPKKHATISGEILYNDQNLVTLAAKDFQRLRGNEISMIFQEPMSSLNPSMTCGKQVEEVLLQHKFCSKKEVKATVLSLFEKVKLPRVAQMYRSYPHQLSGGQKQRVMIAMAIACKPKLLIADEPTTALDVTVQKEIILLLKELQQETQMGIIFISHDLSLVSEIADRIVVMYQGDIVEKGETSELFTNPQHEYTKALLQSKPSLEVRLQKLPTIQDVLAGTVSTEVVSAEARKRHHETIYAKAPLLEVKNVSKSFFSSAGIFGTSTEVKAVNDVSFSLYEGETLGLVGESGCGKSTLGNTILQLHKVTEGEILYKGQDITQLSTREIRSLRKEIQIIFQDPFASLNPRIPVGTAILEPMKVHGLYANDAERKEKVLELLERVGLDASYYGRYPHEFSGGQRQRIGIARTIALQPKLIICDESVSALDISVQAQVLNLLNELKDNFGFTYIFISHDLAVVKYISDQLLVMNDGKIEELGEADAIYANPKSEYTQKLIDAIPKGI, from the coding sequence ATGCACACTTTACTAGATATCCAAAACCTTAGCATTGCTTTTAAAGGCAATGAAGTTATTCATGGAATTTCCTATACCGTTTCTTCTAATGAAATTTTAGGAATTGTTGGCGAATCTGGGAGTGGAAAATCCGTTTCTTCGTTAGCTGTTTTAGGTTTGTTGCCTAAAAAGCATGCAACGATTTCTGGTGAAATTTTATACAACGATCAAAATTTGGTAACCCTTGCTGCTAAAGATTTTCAACGCTTACGCGGGAATGAGATTTCGATGATTTTTCAAGAGCCCATGAGTTCTTTGAATCCGTCAATGACCTGTGGAAAACAGGTGGAAGAAGTATTGTTGCAACATAAATTTTGTTCTAAAAAAGAAGTGAAAGCGACCGTTTTGTCACTTTTTGAAAAGGTAAAGTTACCTAGAGTTGCTCAGATGTATCGCTCGTATCCGCATCAGTTGAGTGGCGGACAGAAACAGCGCGTTATGATTGCCATGGCAATTGCCTGCAAACCAAAGTTATTGATTGCTGACGAACCCACGACAGCATTGGACGTAACGGTTCAGAAGGAAATTATTTTGTTGTTGAAAGAATTGCAGCAAGAAACCCAAATGGGCATTATTTTTATTTCACACGATTTGTCATTAGTGAGTGAAATTGCCGATCGGATTGTGGTGATGTACCAAGGTGATATTGTGGAAAAAGGGGAAACTTCCGAGTTATTTACAAATCCGCAGCACGAGTATACAAAAGCCTTGTTGCAGTCAAAACCTTCTTTGGAAGTTCGATTGCAAAAGTTGCCCACCATTCAAGATGTATTGGCGGGTACGGTTTCTACCGAAGTTGTTTCTGCCGAAGCACGAAAGCGTCACCATGAGACCATTTACGCGAAAGCGCCATTATTGGAGGTGAAAAATGTGTCTAAGTCCTTTTTTAGCAGCGCAGGTATTTTTGGCACATCTACGGAAGTGAAAGCTGTAAACGACGTAAGTTTTTCATTGTACGAGGGCGAAACACTTGGTTTGGTGGGCGAATCTGGTTGCGGGAAATCTACCTTGGGAAATACTATTTTACAGTTGCATAAGGTCACCGAAGGCGAAATTTTGTATAAAGGGCAAGATATTACCCAATTGTCTACCCGTGAAATTCGCAGTTTGCGCAAAGAGATACAGATTATTTTTCAAGATCCGTTTGCATCGCTGAATCCTCGAATTCCTGTCGGAACGGCCATTTTGGAACCCATGAAAGTACATGGATTGTACGCCAATGACGCCGAACGCAAGGAGAAAGTGCTCGAATTGCTAGAACGCGTTGGTTTGGATGCTTCGTATTACGGAAGATATCCGCATGAGTTTTCGGGCGGACAACGACAACGAATTGGTATTGCGCGCACGATTGCATTGCAACCCAAGTTGATTATTTGTGACGAATCGGTTTCTGCACTCGATATTTCCGTTCAGGCACAAGTATTGAATTTGTTGAATGAGTTGAAAGATAATTTTGGTTTTACCTATATTTTTATTTCGCACGATTTGGCGGTTGTCAAGTATATTTCTGATCAGTTATTGGTAATGAATGACGGTAAGATAGAAGAATTGGGCGAAGCCGATGCTATTTATGCCAATCCGAAGTCTGAATACACACAGAAATTGATTGATGCTATTCCGAAGGGGATTTAA